From the Debaryomyces hansenii CBS767 chromosome F complete sequence genome, the window TTGTAAATAAAGCAATGACGCCAAGTTGCATTGAGATAACAACACTTTGTGAGGCTCAACATCAGCAAGAAGCATCCATTCAGTCATGGATATTTTTACCTTGGATGCCATAGCAAGGTCTCCTGTGGAAATGCAAATTGCTGTCAACAAGTCCATGGCATTGAAGAATTCGTCCACAAATGGTTCCCACGCCGATGGATTCTTATTTATAGTGGTGGTAATACCATCATTACTTATTTCAATGGATGTGCTATCTATGGTAGCCTTATAGTCGGATCCAGAAGTGTTGGGGGTCAATCGTGAAATGTTACCGTTGGGTCCCAATTTCTTGTGCACCTCATCTTGTGCAATTAGCAAGTGGGTCATCAAAATGGCCTTGGACAACTGGGCATTGGCCTTGTTCAACTCTACCAACTTAATAGCCAAACGTAAGTCTTTTTGGATCAAATGTGCCCGATGGTCTCTCGACCTGACCCGCTTTCCATCCTCCGAGTTTGGGGTTGCTGTCAATACCTTCAAGTAGAGAGTGGCAATCTCATTGTAGACAAATGCTGCATCCTCCAACATGTCCAATCGTTCAAACATTTCCCCTACTTTCAACTGAATCCCCGTGTATTCGTCACTCAATGGATCCACTTCTATTTCGTGACAATGGTTGATGGCTTCGAGATAGTATTTCAATGCCAATTGGTAATCGTTTTCTCCCTTGTCAGATTCAGCCCACAATCCCTTACGCAATATCTTGGCTACTGACGATGGGAATGTATGCTTAGGCCACCAGAAGTAATAAACGTACGACCCAAATCCGGCGAGTCCAATCCCCGTATATAAAATACGCTTAGTCCATGATGTCCTTGGAGGTTGATATTGCTGGTACTGCTGATACTGGTAGTTGTATTGACTATAGCGACGAAAACCCCGAGGAATCCTAGTTCTTAACAATCTTCCGTTCACCCTATTCATGTTTGTCTTATAATGGCAAAAGCAGAACCTACTAGTTCCgatatttttcatattgGTGCGACTGTATTAGTTCCAACCTCGACCCATTTTGCTACTTTTTCGCCCCATCTTACATCCTACGCCTTCAGTACCACCCTACAAGCGTCGATATGTCTAATATACTATCAGTATTCAACCCTCCACCATCCAGGGATATCCCAGACGAGCCGTGCTTGCCATGCACCGCCATCCAGTCGCTTATGTCGTTCGCAGGTGGTCTTTACCTCAACCTGAACTCGCTTTTCAAAGACCTGAAGGGAAAAATCAACGTTCACAAGAACCCCATATGGTGGCAGAACTCGGTCAAGTCGCTTGGTATCTTGTTGATAGGTCTCGGGGCCTACAGGGCTGGCGAAGCGGGCCTTATGGTGTGGAACCGTAAACGGAACTGATCTAGTGGAATTGTCGGATTCAAGTTGTCTTGAAAGCTACCTCCAATCACCTCCACATATATATCCATGTTGCATCTACATATGTATACACCAATTCCATCTCATACTCCGCTACATCGCTGGTTATTCCACTATATTCACTACTATTTATGTCCCAAATCCTGgacatatatatttatgtccCCATCGCAAGTCGCTCCATCGCtaaataatgcaaaaaCTTCATCCAAGATCCCTTTATTGACCTACAATTCACGTAAAACACCTTACGCGACACTAGCATCTCATTATTCGCCCATTCCTACCTCTGACACCCTAATTTATGGTGTACAATATCGTATTGTTAGAGTGGCAATGTTGCTGTGATGTCGTGCACCAGTTAccaataattaatttatataaaaacAAACTCGAGAACCTCTTTTATGGAATTTTCTAGTCATATATAGGTAGTTTATatgaaacaaaataaaCGACCATAACCGTAAGTTTAAGTTCATAACCAGAAGAtacaattgcaaaaatattaGCGTCTATATACGtgaatgaaatatatataatagtaTGGAGCAACAGTTTTTGAGTGTTGATTCACTGTTGGATCCCCAGTTGCATAATAACATACAACAGGGTAGGATGATAAATAATAGTGTGGGCAACAATAACGGCGGTATGGTGAGcgataataataatgattctgGAGAGAACAGTGTTAGGGTTAATGCCAACATGGCCGTGGGACATGCGGGACCGAGCGGTGGAGATGGCAGCAACCACAGGGTAGGAGGCCATGGAGACAGCAATAGTGGTGGAGACGGACGAGAGGTGAAGAACGAGGCGTTCGAGTTGTCGAACCCGTCGAACCCAGCTATTGCGACGGCACAGGCGATGTTGAATCACGATGCAAGTTATCCAGGGCAGTACCTGCTAAACGGCATGCAGGGTGGCCAAATACCAAGCAATAGTATACCAAGTAACCAGATACAGACGGGCCTGATGCCAGGTGGCCAGTTATCGAACACGCAAATGGCAGAAAACCAACTAGCAAACAGTCAAATGCAAGGGAATTTGCAGAGCAATCTTCATATACCCCAGCAGATGTCGCAGTTACCGGTACAGCAGCAAGAAATGGAGGATGGCAAGTTGATGGCACCCATCCCACCATTGCATATCCAACAACAGATCGTGAATAATCAGAATATTGATGAGTCGCCGATCAAGCCTAGAGTCCGGTTAGAGTCCGATAGTGTGGAACAGATGCTAAGATCGTCATGCACTAGGTGCAAAAAAGAGTTTGACcaaccaataataatacctcaatcaaatgataatacACAAGGCCCTAAGCCGTTGGCAGAGCCGAAGATCTACAAGCTCTGTCAGCACTGTCGAGATTTACAACGGAAACGGTCTCGTCGTTGGCAAAAGAAGACCAAGGATAAATCGGGTGCGTGCCGTCGGTGTGGACTGGAAATTCCGGCCGACCAGCAGAAATTTGTTTTATGTCCGTCATGTCGAGAGAACTTAAGAACCAGGAAAGCTAATAGAGCAGCGCAAGGGAAATGTGTGCACTGTTCGGGCCCTCTAGATGCTTCAATCATCACCGGTGATGATAAGTCCGCTAAGTTGAAGGATAGAGTTAAATCTGGGAACTTCAAAGTTTGCCAGCGGTGTAGAGAAAACGATAAAATCAGAAGAACGAACTTGGAGAGGCGAGGCCATTGTAATAGATGTGCTAAGACGTTGGACCCTGCTGACATTGGTAAACATAAGGTGTGCGTCAATTGTCGTACcagaaagaaaagatcAACCAACAGCGAAACCTCGACCGAAATCCCTCTTATTAACAATAATGTTGCTATGATGCCTAACGATCAAGCCACTATGGCCATGTTATCGAATACGGGTAATTTTGTTCCTCAAGCACAACATCCAATATCTCAACAGTACAACCCTCAGCAATATGTCCAGGTGCCAGCTCAAAATCAAGCACAAACCCAAGCACAGGTACAAGCCCAACAACAATACAACCAAGCTATCGCTCAACAGCAGGCTTTCAACCAAGCAATGGCCCAAGCTCAGGCCCAAGCTCAGGCCCAAAATCAACAGCACCtgcaacaacagcaacaacatCAACATAATCAACAGTTACAACAGCAGCAACACCAACACCAAATTCAACAACAGCTGCAACAATACTCACAACAACATCACCAACAAGAAGCTAACAGGGCAGCAGTCGAGTTTCAAAATGCTATGGCCGCAGCTGTTGCCCATCAACCTCACATGCCCTCTGGGAACggaaattaaaaaaaattgtttttttAAATTGACTGTCTTATGATGACTACGATTGTATTACTAGGTTTatctatttatttattttcagtatatttctaattgtatcaatattgaagcaagcttatttatttgttgtGTATATAAATCATCTTTCGAGAATAGTATGTAGTGCGGATCTAAGTGTAATTTATTCCATCAAAAGGAATAGTGGTAGACTAGATAGGCACATTCACTATCATTTTGTAAGTTTGACAAGGAATTTTTGGTCGTATCGTTTAGGAATTACCGATAATAATTAGaagatataataatttggctTCAAAATGATGCgattgaataatgattcgCTGACTTCAATAGGATCAAACAAAGACAAGAAGTTACCCCCAATCCCGAATTCACAGGAAAATGAAGCAAAAACCACCAATATTATACCAAATGAGGATCTGATATTAGAATCCAAGACATTGAAACGtaagaatttcaagaaattgtcATTAGACTCACCATCAACAACATCTACACCATCAGCATCGCAAGCAGAAAATACGTCAACAGACATGGGATTACGATACCCACCTAGCTCTAAGTCGGGTAGAATTAGACCAGCACcattgatgaatttaaacAGGAACTCACAGGGTAAATTAAACATCAATCAAAGTAATAGAAATATAGACCCAGATACACAGTCGTCTACGGATGTTATTATAAACCATTTTTCGAATCTTGAGTTatcaaatatgaataaGAGGAACCCTTCGATTGCAAGCAGAAAAAGACAAACAGTTATTTCCTCCATATCTCCAACGAAATCTAGTGCATCATCTCCGAACGATgcaaatttgaattctcTAAACTTAACAGATCAACAATCGCCTATCGCGACGACATCCTcgataaaattgaataataatgactTGTTGacgttgaagaatttgggTTCTGGGAACTCAGGGACTGTTTCGAAGATCCTTCATATTCCAACACAGAAAACAATGGctaaaaaaataatacatatCGATCTGAAAAGTGTCATTCAGACTCAGATAATAAGGGAGTTACGGATATTACACGAATGCCAATCTccatttattattgaattttacGGAgcttttattaataataacaacaCAATAGTGATTTGCATGGAATACTGTAATTGTGGGTCTTTAGATAAAATCTTACCACTTTGTCAGAATAATCAATTTCCCTTATTTGTATTAAAGAAGTTGTCCTATGCAATTCTATCGGGGTTAacctatttatattctacGCATAAAATCATCCATCGAGATATTAAACCAAGCAATGTCCTAATGAATCATAAAGgtgaatttaaattatgTGATTTCGGTGTCCTGAGAGAATTGACTAATTCGCTCGCGATGGCGGACACTTTTGTGGGGACATCAACATATATGTCACCAGAGAGAATACAAGGTTTGACTTATGGTGTAAAGTCAGATGTTTGGTCTATGGGTTTAATGTTGATCGAATTAGCAAGGGGAATCCCTGTTTGGGTAGACGATGGTGAGGAGGAAGGTCCTCAAGGCCCTGAGGGTATTCTAGATTTGTTGCAAAGAATCGTCAACGAGGCGCCTCCTTCCTTAGCCAATAAGACTAACACAACAACAAATCAACCGTTCGATGATATATTATGTAAATTTATCGATTCTTGTCTAATAAAGGATGACAATTTGAGAAAATCACCATGggatttattaaatgaacCCCAAGGATTCATATCGGGAGTCGAAAAGGGGCTTTACGATAAAGACGTCAAGGTGTGGGCCAAAGGGATAAGAAAATTGcataaagaaaagaatgAGAGTTAGATCAGAGCATTGTCATATACATGTATATAGATATGTATGATGTAATTATAACAAAATAGCATGTgttatattatttgtatgtctatattaaagattatttaatgtGCGAAACATTTCATTGATTAAACCAAACCTATGTAATTTAAACAGAACTaaaaaagataataattaGCGAACAACAATCAATACCGGAAAGAAAACGTTGCTAACGCATACTCTTATTTGCATTAGTATTAGTAGCAATACCTGAGATAGTATTATATTACTTGAGGAAAGCAGAATTAGTCAACTCAAGttccaattcaaaatcaggCTGGAATTCAGCATATAATGATTCGGGGTCACCAGTCATATGGCGTGTATAGGTAGCAACCTCGTCATTGATAAACTGCTTCTTGTAACCTCCAGCGCTTGCAGCATCCGCTAACAACTGTGCGTGACAAGAGTCTTCCATTAAGTTGAAAAGGAATGCTGCCTCGTCAACAGTCTTACCAACGGTAAGAAGCCCGTGATTCTGCAAAATGACACCAAGCCCATCGGGTCCAAGCGCTTCTGCGATCTCTTCTCCTTCTCTTTCGTCTAGAGCCACTCCCCCAAAGTTACTGAAAACAGAATGTCTCTCGTGAAAAATACATACATCCTGGTTGATCATTTCTAACTCCTTTCCAAAAGTCAGGTATGTCTTTCCATGAATCAGGTGCGTGTGGCAAGCCGAAACTATATCTGGACGGGCTTTATGGATGGCCGCATGGATCGAAAACCCCGCTGCATTCACCGCTGCCTGGTTCCCATCCTCCAATACATTACACTCCAAGTCGATGTGTACCAAATCACTCGCCTTTATTAACGAAAAGTGCTTATTCAATGGATTAATCCAAAACGTTCCTGGGGTAACTGGGTCCTTAAGTGAAATATGTCCGGCCGATCCTTCCGAATATCCTTTACGTCCAAATACTCGGAATGCTCCTGCCATATGTTCCAACATCCATTTTCTCTTATCGTATggattttcaaatttagGTAGCTTATGTGGATGTTCCATTCCTTTAGCCAAGTTGTGGGACCCTTCCTCACCCATCACATAATTTTTTCCCGCTGTTTCAACTGTTTTTTCTACTGAAGTTGGTGCCATGTTTcaatcaatattatcaatatgaTATCTATAATCGGTATATTAACACTAATTTAAAACCTTcgattgaagaagaataaaataattataaattttggtGAAATGCGGCGCTATTTATACTAAATGGGATTTTCGCGATAAGATGGAGAACGCTCTCACTTACTTTATAGAGCTGTTCTTACCGAAGCTGAACGATCCATTAAAAGAAAGATCACACTAATAGTGCTATGTACGGCAATTCAAGAGACCTTTAATAGTAAATGCTTATACATACTTCAGAGATAATAGGAATAgcatattcatatattatattatattatattatattattgtgTATGTAACAATTTTAACCGATACAACGAATTGTAATGAGATATGAAAGGATACGGAAATCTAGAATGGGGGTCAAATAAAGATAGCTATTATTAGACTTTGTACGCAACATCATCTTCATACGAGTCCAGGAATTCACTTCTTTCGGGTTCAGTTTGGTGCAGCGGACTATTATCTAGAATGGGGGTCAAATAAAGATAGCTATTATTAGACTTTGTACGCAACATCATCTTCATACGAGTCCAGGAATTCACTTCTTTCGGGTTCAGTTTGGTGCAGCGGACTATTTGGAGCCATTTTGGCCGTATGTGCAGCATATCCATATTTGGATTGAGTTCTTAACTTGGCACCATATTTTCCGAAGAGGAAGGGAACAGGAACCATGACTAACGCAACGAAACCGAACAACGACGAGGCCCAGCCAATGTTGAGCTTATGATACATTTGGGTCACAAAAAGTGGGAAAACCGATGCCAATATATAGCGCAATAGGTTATTTGCAGCAATCGCGGATGCAACCGAAATAGGAGGGAACGCCATTGAGAAGTAGAAGATCACCgaaatgaaaatggtgaTCATGCCAAAACCAAATGGGACTCCGGCAGCAACTGGAGCCATTCAGTGGATGGAACCGGTTCTGCCTGTCCAGCCTAACCAGAAAAGCGATATAGGGAGGCAAAACGCACCTATTTTTGCTGGTAGTAGTTTTGTTTCTGGAGCAGATAGAATCAATTTCCCATTCTCGTCTCTCCTCCCTCGGGTGCCATCTTGGTTTCTAGGGTTATAAACGAACTTGTCCATTATGACGAAAAAGGTGACACCTATAAGTAGTCCGACACCCGATCCAATGAAGGGTAGTCCTGAAACACCTAGGTCCATATGGTATACACCTTGAAAGATAACGGGATATGCTTCGAAGAACCCAAATAATACAGCAAAGATGAACGAAACATAGATAGAAAAGACGCTAACAATTGGTTCTACAACCAACATCTCCACTGGACGCAACAATGTGATTTTTGCCATGTCTTTAAAGTATAGCTTGTCTATTGGTTGCTTATTCAACTTCATTCCTCTTTTTTCTGCTCTTTTGACCAAGATTATGGGTTTATACGTTTCAGGAAGAAATATTGCGAACGGAAGAACTGCACCAGAAATGATTAAGGAAACCCACATTGTCCACCTCCAACCCTTGTGCTCAGCCGCAAAACCACCGATCATAGGTCCTAAAACTGGACCAAGGAAGGGGGCTAAACAGAAAGTAGCCATGGCAGTTCCAATTTCCGATGGATCCCAAAGATCACTAATTGACCCACCTGCAACAGCTAATGCAGGCGAAGCGATGAATCCACAGAAAAATCTTAAAATAAGAatagaataaatattttggcATAAGCCGATACCCATAGTAAATAACATGGAAATCGGTAACGAGAATACATATATCCACCGGCGACCGATGACTTCAGATAATGGTGCAGCCACCGCGGGGCCAAATGCCAACCCTAGTAAATAGAACGTTAAGCCAGAGATACAAAGCACTTGCGAAGCTCCAAACGCTCTCACCAATTCTGGCACACCAGCAACATATAACGAGCTACCAAGGGTAACAGATAAACATATGAGTGCAACAGAATATGTAACATACAACTTCTTCCATTTTGACCAATTTTGTGGGTTATCCTTATCGTCTAACGAATCCCAATTTAGTTTATTAACATCCACAGCACCATGATTAGcattaatttgattatcTTCTAAAGATGAATGATCAGAAGATATATTACAGCCATCATTGGTATAGTTCTCATTAGAGGGCTGACCCTGAGATATTGGCCCATCATTATCCATATTATTAACTTCACATGTTAGCTCATTATTGGATCCACTATAGTTTTCTACATCTAGAGGAAAATATGAAGCTTCAGGgattaaaatatttttaggTTCTTGGCCTTCACTATACATAAAATCACGATCTGCGGTCTCGTCGCTCAGATTACTGTCAGAGGTATTGGATACGCTCATTAAAGTTAATTTACCCAAATAATCTCAACTTACTGATATTTCAGTCTCTCATTCAATGAATGGGTAATTTGATACCCTATATATTTGATCCAAAGCTTACAAATCAATTCGGATCTTATAAACCTTGTTTTTTATGCTGTAGATTTCTGAATATAATttgttatattattaagCGGACCTTGCTCTCAATTTAATGCAATTGATTTTACAACGAGTACCAAAATCACCCTTAATTTTGGTGTAGCTAAGAGggtattattttatttttatagtAAGATCACTATAATATGAGCGTAATATAGAAGGTTTGAACAATAATACGGAGATAAAGACTTGAAAGCGGTCTTTGGTGCtgattattaatattgtttttaCTGAAATGAGAAAACATGCTGCGAACTAACATTTTAGGTATTTGACACATATATATGATACTATTGATTTATCTTTCAGTCATGGAATAACAAATGAATTTTCAAGACACGAAAGTTTACCTCTATAGAAAGGTGCATAGACTACATGATTAGAGctcaaaaattaatgatataaatgatactaggttgaattattattattattattattattattattattattattagtatgTAATTATTAAGTTATACTATGTTGGTATAACTATTATTagttattaaatattctgaatttgatgaagaatttattgCAATGCAAATGTATACTCATAATGATAACAGATGCACAATCAAACATTATGTGAAGCATCTGTTCCAGGAGCAGCTTCAGGTTCAGCCTTTTGcgcagcagcagcagcagcagcagcagcagcagcagcagccTTTTGCTCGGCAATCCTTTTGAAGAGTGCCGCGTAACCGAACTTGGACCTACCTCTTAATTTTGCACCATATCTCTGGAAAATGAAAGGCACAGGGACCATGGCCAATGCAATGAaagcaaataatgaagtagCCCAATCGATATGTAATCTTTCGTACATCTGAACAGTAAATAATGGGAAAACAGATGCTAACAAGTAACGTACTAAGTTATTTGCAGCCAATGCAGATGCAAGAGACGCTGGTGGATATGACATTGAGAAATAGTAAATGACGGCGAAAAATACCAAGATCAACCCAAATCCAAAGGGAACACCAGCAGCAACTGGAGCCATCCAGTGAACTGAACTTGTTCTACCAGTCCAGGCTAACCAGAATAATGCAATGGGTAAACAAATGGCTCCCACCTTACCAGAAAGCAATTTATTTTCTGGAAGaccaaaaataaaattaccATTTTCGTCTCTCTTACCTCTAGTACCATCGGGATTTTTTGGATTGTAGATTGTTTTATCtaatataatgaaaaatataaccCCACCTATTAAGCCAATACCAACACCAAGAAAAGGTAAACCAGAAACCCCTAAGCTCATACCATAGGTACCCTGGAAAATAATTGGGTAAGCTTCGAAAAATCCGAATAAGACTGCAAAAACAAACGCAATATAAATCGTGAAAATGGAAACGATAGGTTCAACCATTAACATTTGCACAGGACGTAATAAGTTATTGACAGCCAAATTTTTGACAAATTGCTTATTTACTGGGGGCTTGTACAAATTAATACCCCTTTTCTTAGCCCTATGTGCTAAAATAATTGGCTTATAGGTTTCTGGTAAGAGTAAGACGAAAGGAAGAATAAGGCCTGAAGCCATTAAGTAAATCCACATAGTCCATTTCCATCCCTTCTGTTCAGCAGCGAATCCACCAATGATAGGACCTAAAACTGGACCTAAGAAAGGTGCTAAACAGAACATAGCCATAGCGAAGCCCATATCTTGGAAACTCCAAATATCACTAATAGAACCTCCAGCGACCGCCATGGCTGGCGAAGCAAAGAAACCACAGAAGAAtcttaaaatta encodes:
- a CDS encoding DEHA2F14432p (similar to uniprot|Q04472 Saccharomyces cerevisiae YMR115W FMP24 The authentic non-tagged protein was localized to the mitochondria), which codes for MKNIGTSRFCFCHYKTNMNRVNGRLLRTRIPRGFRRYSQYNYQYQQYQQYQPPRTSWTKRILYTGIGLAGFGSYVYYFWWPKHTFPSSVAKILRKGLWAESDKGENDYQLALKYYLEAINHCHEIEVDPLSDEYTGIQLKVGEMFERLDMLEDAAFVYNEIATLYLKVLTATPNSEDGKRVRSRDHRAHLIQKDLRLAIKLVELNKANAQLSKAILMTHLLIAQDEVHKKLGPNGNISRLTPNTSGSDYKATIDSTSIEISNDGITTTINKNPSAWEPFVDEFFNAMDLLTAICISTGDLAMASKVKISMTEWMLLADVEPHKVLLSQCNLASLLYLQAEEYESKEVAYRRKFFEDSGLNFDDYRNSSQETLKDSDVLERLDKEIEEQQRNEYSSVIQNKEKCIELSIKSYESVLEFAKNLPQEIISNNNTINETVALATYGLGVVNLHLAQYEKAERLLREARVRSKTCGYDDLILEIERELSKLFKEKKSLEKGKRANKGDIEMDIHMKK
- a CDS encoding DEHA2F14520p (similar to uniprot|Q8X0E0 Neurospora crassa B14A6 Related to novobiocin biosynthesis protein novR), whose product is MAPTSVEKTVETAGKNYVMGEEGSHNLAKGMEHPHKLPKFENPYDKRKWMLEHMAGAFRVFGRKGYSEGSAGHISLKDPVTPGTFWINPLNKHFSLIKASDLVHIDLECNVLEDGNQAAVNAAGFSIHAAIHKARPDIVSACHTHSIHGKTYSTFGKELEMINQDVCIFHERHSVFSNFGGVALDEREGEEIAEALGPDGLGVILQNHGLLTVGKTVDEAAFLFNLMEDSCHAQLLADAASAGGYKKQFINDEVATYTRHMTGDPESLYAEFQPDFELELELTNSAFLK
- a CDS encoding DEHA2F14454p (similar to uniprot|Q12082 Saccharomyces cerevisiae YDL157C) produces the protein MSNILSVFNPPPSRDIPDEPCLPCTAIQSLMSFAGGLYLNSNSLFKDSKGKINVHKNPIWWQNSVKSLGILLIGLGAYRAGEAGLMVWNRKRN
- a CDS encoding DEHA2F14564p (similar to uniprot|Q12256 Saccharomyces cerevisiae YOR273C TPO4 Polyamine transport protein), which translates into the protein MGIFGTSQSEEQQLRDASNVQETIRDQASSANLSAYATAEEDLNETDEEDVSNQTGRVINGTADAPDSSDTDTGSYMKDVYGDEKPSEKSYPDPEYNISNERSEGKQLAKDGQNEKESLEGTPEKLNEVNSQSSDEPIHIEKLDWDSPDDRSNPQNWPQWKKWYITFTVALICLCVSLGSSLYVAGIPSLMVEFGVSQELCISGLTFYLIGLAVGPAIAAPMSEVFGRRWIYFFSLPISMLFAMGIGLSKNIHSILILRFFCGFFASPAMAVAGGSISDIWSFQDMGFAMAMFCLAPFLGPVLGPIIGGFAAEQKGWKWTMWIYLMASGLILPFVLLLPETYKPIILAHRAKKRGINLYKPPVNKQFVKNLAVNNLLRPVQMLMVEPIVSIFTIYIAFVFAVLFGFFEAYPIIFQGTYGMSLGVSGLPFLGVGIGLIGGVIFFIILDKTIYNPKNPDGTRGKRDENGNFIFGLPENKLLSGKVGAICLPIALFWLAWTGRTSSVHWMAPVAAGVPFGFGLILVFFAVIYYFSMSYPPASLASALAANNLVRYLLASVFPLFTVQMYERLHIDWATSLFAFIALAMVPVPFIFQRYGAKLRGRSKFGYAALFKRIAEQKAAAAAAAAAAAAAQKAEPEAAPGTDASHNV
- a CDS encoding DEHA2F14542p (some similarities with uniprot|Q12256 Saccharomyces cerevisiae YOR273C TPO4 Polyamine transport protein); the protein is MSVSNTSDSNSSDETADRDFMYSEGQEPKNILIPEASYFPLDVENYSGSNNELTCEVNNMDNDGPISQGQPSNENYTNDGCNISSDHSSLEDNQINANHGAVDVNKLNWDSLDDKDNPQNWSKWKKLYVTYSVALICLSVTLGSSLYVAGVPELVRAFGASQVLCISGLTFYLLGLAFGPAVAAPLSEVIGRRWIYVFSLPISMLFTMGIGLCQNIYSILILRFFCGFIASPALAVAGGSISDLWDPSEIGTAMATFCLAPFLGPVLGPMIGGFAAEHKGWRWTMWVSLIISGAVLPFAIFLPETYKPIILVKRAEKRGMKLNKQPIDKLYFKDMAKITLLRPVEMLVVEPIVSVFSIYVSFIFAVLFGFFEAYPVIFQGVYHMDLGVSGLPFIGSGVGLLIGVTFFVIMDKFVYNPRNQDGTRGRRDENGKLILSAPETKLLPAKIGAFCLPISLFWLGWTGRTGSIH
- a CDS encoding DEHA2F14476p (some similarities with uniprot|P14922 Saccharomyces cerevisiae YBR112C CYC8 General transcriptional co-repressor), with translation MEQQFLSVDSSLDPQLHNNIQQGRMINNSVGNNNGGMVSDNNNDSGENSVRVNANMAVGHAGPSGGDGSNHRVGGHGDSNSGGDGREVKNEAFELSNPSNPAIATAQAMLNHDASYPGQYSLNGMQGGQIPSNSIPSNQIQTGSMPGGQLSNTQMAENQLANSQMQGNLQSNLHIPQQMSQLPVQQQEMEDGKLMAPIPPLHIQQQIVNNQNIDESPIKPRVRLESDSVEQMLRSSCTRCKKEFDQPIIIPQSNDNTQGPKPLAEPKIYKLCQHCRDLQRKRSRRWQKKTKDKSGACRRCGSEIPADQQKFVLCPSCRENLRTRKANRAAQGKCVHCSGPLDASIITGDDKSAKLKDRVKSGNFKVCQRCRENDKIRRTNLERRGHCNRCAKTLDPADIGKHKVCVNCRTRKKRSTNSETSTEIPLINNNVAMMPNDQATMAMLSNTGNFVPQAQHPISQQYNPQQYVQVPAQNQAQTQAQVQAQQQYNQAIAQQQAFNQAMAQAQAQAQAQNQQHSQQQQQHQHNQQLQQQQHQHQIQQQSQQYSQQHHQQEANRAAVEFQNAMAAAVAHQPHMPSGNGN
- a CDS encoding DEHA2F14498p (weakly similar to uniprot|P06784 Saccharomyces cerevisiae YDL159W STE7 Signal transducing MAP kinase kinase involved in pheromone response) yields the protein MMRLNNDSSTSIGSNKDKKLPPIPNSQENEAKTTNIIPNEDSILESKTLKRKNFKKLSLDSPSTTSTPSASQAENTSTDMGLRYPPSSKSGRIRPAPLMNLNRNSQGKLNINQSNRNIDPDTQSSTDVIINHFSNLELSNMNKRNPSIASRKRQTVISSISPTKSSASSPNDANLNSLNLTDQQSPIATTSSIKLNNNDLLTLKNLGSGNSGTVSKILHIPTQKTMAKKIIHIDSKSVIQTQIIRELRILHECQSPFIIEFYGAFINNNNTIVICMEYCNCGSLDKILPLCQNNQFPLFVLKKLSYAILSGLTYLYSTHKIIHRDIKPSNVLMNHKGEFKLCDFGVSRELTNSLAMADTFVGTSTYMSPERIQGLTYGVKSDVWSMGLMLIELARGIPVWVDDGEEEGPQGPEGILDLLQRIVNEAPPSLANKTNTTTNQPFDDILCKFIDSCLIKDDNLRKSPWDLLNEPQGFISGVEKGLYDKDVKVWAKGIRKLHKEKNES